A window from Kovacikia minuta CCNUW1 encodes these proteins:
- a CDS encoding ester cyclase yields MASIEDNKRIAQRWLELVSEHAVEEICQMTAPTWTMHGGPPKLPAGSEGVRELFRQIGSIDQTWTIEDMIAEGDKVVIRATNTCVQENFLGIPGHGRQQVFTAMFIHRITDGVIHETWRNADDLGRVLQLGARIV; encoded by the coding sequence ATGGCTTCTATAGAAGACAACAAAAGAATCGCTCAACGGTGGCTCGAACTTGTGAGCGAACATGCCGTTGAGGAAATTTGCCAGATGACGGCTCCAACCTGGACAATGCATGGCGGTCCGCCAAAACTTCCTGCTGGGTCGGAGGGAGTCCGGGAACTTTTTCGACAAATTGGTTCTATCGATCAGACATGGACGATTGAAGACATGATTGCGGAGGGTGACAAAGTTGTGATACGAGCAACAAACACCTGTGTCCAGGAAAACTTCCTTGGTATTCCTGGTCACGGGCGGCAGCAGGTTTTCACAGCAATGTTCATCCATCGAATTACTGACGGGGTAATTCACGAAACCTGGCGAAATGCGGATGACCTTGGGCGAGTGCTTCAGCTTGGAGCGCGAATTGTCTGA
- a CDS encoding DoxX family protein — protein sequence MESNLHRRKEILRGVLAVAIIIVGITHFIRPDQYARIVPPQLPGPIALVYISGVFEILGGIGLLIPLVSVAAAWGLIALFIAVFPANINQALNSIPIEGIPHHPLLYWFRLPFQAVLIAWAWWYTREPQKQPGVSDAVDQVRSQFNQPNV from the coding sequence ATGGAAAGTAATCTTCACCGACGTAAAGAAATTCTTCGAGGTGTTCTGGCAGTCGCGATTATTATTGTAGGAATTACCCACTTTATTAGACCCGATCAGTACGCAAGAATTGTGCCGCCTCAGCTTCCTGGTCCGATCGCTTTAGTATATATCAGCGGAGTTTTTGAAATTTTAGGTGGCATCGGTTTGCTGATCCCATTGGTGAGTGTCGCCGCTGCTTGGGGATTGATTGCCCTGTTTATTGCAGTGTTTCCCGCTAACATTAATCAAGCACTGAATAGCATTCCGATCGAAGGAATTCCCCACCACCCGCTGCTCTATTGGTTCAGATTACCGTTTCAAGCCGTCCTCATTGCCTGGGCGTGGTGGTACACCCGTGAACCCCAAAAGCAACCCGGAGTTTCGGATGCCGTTGATCAGGTCAGATCCCAATTCAACCAACCCAATGTATGA
- a CDS encoding orange carotenoid protein N-terminal domain-containing protein, with protein MTYTTSNTANELLQAFQGLDADQQLALFYFIYKETGKSITPAAPAASTVSPEIAQGLFDQVAQLSQEEQLQLQRDLIAHKNTELTREYGALSDTTKLLFWYFLAEGMDSGSIIPMPSNYKLSNEAQQLFGKIQGLEFQQQITLFRDFVSPMGVDSTVS; from the coding sequence ATGACTTATACGACATCAAATACTGCTAATGAATTGCTACAGGCGTTTCAAGGTCTGGATGCGGACCAGCAGCTTGCGTTGTTCTACTTCATTTATAAAGAAACAGGCAAATCCATTACCCCTGCTGCTCCAGCAGCCAGCACGGTTTCTCCAGAGATTGCCCAGGGGTTGTTTGACCAGGTAGCCCAACTGTCTCAGGAGGAGCAATTGCAGCTTCAGCGGGATTTGATTGCCCACAAAAACACCGAACTAACCCGCGAATACGGTGCATTGAGCGATACCACAAAGCTTCTGTTCTGGTACTTCTTAGCAGAAGGAATGGACAGTGGCTCAATTATTCCCATGCCTTCTAATTACAAGCTTTCAAACGAAGCACAGCAATTATTTGGAAAAATTCAGGGATTGGAGTTTCAACAACAGATCACGCTATTCCGGGATTTTGTTTCACCAATGGGCGTTGATTCCACCGTCTCTTAA
- a CDS encoding SDR family NAD(P)-dependent oxidoreductase, with protein sequence MTEMAGRLQDKVAIITGAGTGIGEAIAHKFAKEGAKVVVNGLPDDPIEDVAASIRKYGGAAITYAGDVSDETYAQACVQTAIDVYGKLNILINNAGVFLTNAEIDEYPVADFDRTIRMNLRSAFLMTKHAIPHLRKTNGNIVSAGSEAGFNGLAQNAPYGGTKGWMHSFMMGIAVEQAKYGIRANCVCPGAIDTAWTHKEIGPMDKQMETMLIQATPMARRGTPEEIANVYAFLASDEASYVTGALWLADGGVTPAKGPAGKQTPFWKRTEPEGELRLEHSREGLANKETHQVK encoded by the coding sequence ATGACTGAGATGGCTGGACGGCTACAGGATAAGGTTGCGATTATTACAGGGGCAGGCACCGGAATTGGGGAAGCGATCGCCCACAAGTTTGCCAAAGAGGGAGCAAAAGTCGTTGTAAATGGACTACCTGACGATCCCATTGAAGATGTGGCAGCGTCTATTCGCAAATATGGAGGGGCCGCAATTACGTATGCCGGTGATGTTTCCGACGAAACCTACGCCCAAGCGTGTGTGCAAACCGCGATCGATGTTTACGGCAAACTCAATATTTTGATCAACAATGCGGGTGTTTTTCTGACGAATGCAGAAATTGATGAATATCCAGTGGCGGATTTTGATCGCACGATTCGGATGAATCTGCGATCGGCATTTTTAATGACAAAACATGCCATTCCTCACCTCAGAAAAACCAATGGCAATATTGTTTCGGCTGGATCGGAAGCGGGTTTCAACGGTTTAGCTCAGAATGCTCCCTATGGTGGCACCAAGGGCTGGATGCACTCTTTCATGATGGGAATTGCGGTTGAACAAGCCAAGTATGGGATTCGTGCCAACTGCGTTTGTCCAGGGGCGATCGACACTGCCTGGACGCATAAAGAAATCGGACCGATGGATAAGCAGATGGAAACCATGCTAATCCAGGCAACTCCAATGGCACGGCGCGGCACACCAGAGGAAATTGCCAATGTTTATGCCTTTCTTGCCTCCGATGAAGCCAGCTACGTTACCGGCGCACTCTGGTTAGCCGATGGCGGCGTTACGCCTGCCAAGGGTCCTGCTGGCAAGCAAACTCCCTTCTGGAAGCGCACCGAACCCGAAGGTGAACTCCGGTTGGAACACTCCAGGGAAGGGTTGGCAAACAAGGAAACGCATCAGGTTAAGTAA